Genomic segment of Terriglobia bacterium:
GGATGTCCCAACAATACGACGTGCACCTTCCTCTCCTCAAAAGTGAACATAACCGGAACGAGTGGAGTATCAAGCCAGCTCGCGGTGGCCAACAATGGAGCGGCGCGTACCAGCAGCACATTGACAATTACTGGAAAGAGCGAAGCCAACCCGAATCTTATGCACTCAGTGTCCGTGAACCTGAGAACCCGCTAACGTAAGAGTGGCGGCGCTGACGGACCAGACCAGTCCGGCGGAGAGGACAATTCTTCTTCAACCTTCAGCGCCGCAGCCCTTTTGCCGACTTCCGACGATAGCCCGGCAAGTGAAATGCTGCGCGGCCAAAAATGTCCACGCAGATCGCGGTCGCTTTTATCGCGCGGTTCGGGCCGCGGGTGCTTCACCGCCGTTTGAGCGCTGAAATCCACCTCGCGGTGGTTGTGGCAGGTTGCCCCGAATAACTTCCGAAGCGTAGGTTCCCTCAAAGGGCGACCATCACCTGCAGTGCCATCAACACAATGGAAATCGAGTGCTGGTAGAGGCCAGAACCGGGTGGCCCGGCATTCTTTGCCACCAAAACAAAAACCCCAGCCTCCATCGCTCTCTTACAACAGCAAAGCGATGAAGGCAGGGGTTAATGCTGGTAGTCGCCGGCCTGATTGGGCGATGAAGGCTGCCCGGGACGCGAACGATTCCCCCTCATACTCAGGGATTGGGCTTGGGCGGAGCCTTGGGCGCGACCGATGAACCGGAAGCGCCCGGGGACGTCGAGGCCCCCTCCGCAGGATGCGAGGAGTCATAGAGCTTGACGATCTCCGGCGTGATATCAACCCCCTTCGCGGCATAATAAACAGGCACCTGGCTGCCATCGATCACCAGCGCGTAGCCGTGCGCTGAGGCGTACTGGTCGATCACTTTCACCATCTTTTGCCCCAGGTCCCGCATAACCGTGTCGCGATCGTACTGGAAGGATGATTGCGCATCCTGCTCCAGACGTTGCAGGACGGTCTGCTTCTCCTGAAGATCGTGCTGCATCCGGCGCTGTTCATCGGCGCTCAAGGTTGTCATCTGCTTCTGCAGTTGTTGCTGCAGGTTCTGCACGTCGTCCTGCCGCTGGTTGATTTCCGTCTCACGCGGCTGGTATTTCTTCTGAAGGTCCTGCAATGCCTGTTTCCCTTCAGCAGTGCCGATAATGGCCTGCTGGATGTCAACGACGGCAACTTTGTCGCCCGCCGCCGCTGGGCCTTGCGCCCTCAGAAACATCGGATAGACCGCCAGGGTCATCGCCACCATCAACAACCATACGCGATTTCTCATTCTTGCGTACTCCTTTACCATCAATAAAAACTCCGATTTATCTTGCCACTGTCCCCCGAACAGCTGTCAAGCTAAAAAGTTCTCGCCACCGTAAACCCAAGCCGCGTCTTGCGCTCTTCGTACCGGAAGCTCTGGAAGAACGGCAATGCCCCAAGATACGTCGGCGTGTTCGGGAAGAGCGCCTGAATGTCTGCTGACGTTTGCGGCGGCGTAATCACATCATTCAGCCGCAGCAGGTT
This window contains:
- a CDS encoding OmpH family outer membrane protein, giving the protein MRNRVWLLMVAMTLAVYPMFLRAQGPAAAGDKVAVVDIQQAIIGTAEGKQALQDLQKKYQPRETEINQRQDDVQNLQQQLQKQMTTLSADEQRRMQHDLQEKQTVLQRLEQDAQSSFQYDRDTVMRDLGQKMVKVIDQYASAHGYALVIDGSQVPVYYAAKGVDITPEIVKLYDSSHPAEGASTSPGASGSSVAPKAPPKPNP